A genomic window from Halarsenatibacter silvermanii includes:
- a CDS encoding SDR family oxidoreductase: protein MKLPFKIDLSERNCVVTGGAGVLCSTFSKALAQCGANVIILDVAAEKAAEVAKTIKENGGKAKAIKTDILDEKSLLNAKKEIIREYGIPDILINGAGGNHPKGTTTNEFFERKDLQKEEVKTFFDLEREGIEFVFNLNFLGTFLTTQIFAEDMTKKDDAVIINISSMNSFTPLTKIPAYSAAKAAISNFTEWLAVHFSRENLRVNALAPGFFLTEQNKELLLDEEGNYTERAEKIISQTPLERFGEKEELIGTLLWLVGNNSAGFVNGNVVPIDGGFSAYSGV, encoded by the coding sequence ATGAAACTTCCGTTTAAAATTGATCTATCCGAAAGAAATTGCGTAGTTACAGGAGGTGCTGGAGTTCTCTGCAGCACATTTTCTAAAGCCTTAGCACAGTGTGGGGCTAATGTTATAATACTTGACGTAGCAGCAGAAAAAGCAGCAGAAGTAGCTAAGACAATAAAAGAAAATGGAGGCAAAGCTAAAGCAATCAAAACAGATATCCTAGATGAAAAAAGTTTGTTGAATGCAAAAAAAGAGATTATTAGAGAGTATGGCATTCCAGATATACTAATTAATGGGGCAGGAGGAAATCATCCAAAAGGAACCACAACAAATGAATTTTTTGAGAGAAAAGATTTACAAAAAGAAGAGGTTAAAACATTTTTTGATCTCGAAAGAGAAGGTATAGAATTTGTATTCAACTTAAACTTTCTGGGAACTTTTTTGACGACCCAGATTTTTGCAGAAGATATGACTAAAAAGGATGATGCTGTCATAATAAATATATCTTCGATGAATTCTTTCACCCCTCTAACAAAAATACCAGCTTATAGTGCGGCCAAAGCTGCAATTAGTAATTTTACTGAATGGCTGGCAGTACATTTTTCCCGGGAAAATTTAAGAGTGAATGCACTTGCACCGGGATTTTTTCTAACAGAACAGAACAAAGAATTGCTGCTAGATGAAGAAGGAAATTATACTGAGCGAGCGGAAAAAATAATTTCCCAGACTCCTTTGGAGCGGTTTGGCGAAAAAGAGGAATTGATCGGCACTTTACTATGGCTGGTTGGAAACAATTCAGCTGGCTTTGTTAACGGTAATGTGGTGCCGATTGATGGAGGTTTTTCTGCTTATTCCGGTGTTTAA
- a CDS encoding tagaturonate reductase, translating into MFRLNRQNLEEKLLGKSELADFPAEILDYPERVLQIGEGNFLRAFFNWMLHEMNKKGIFKGRAAVIQPIPPGKVSDLNEQDDLYTLLLRGIQEGEEIDRREIITSISRGLESHQEWDEVLSLAENPDIDIVVSNTTEAGIAYNPEDDLNDNPPDSYPGKLTAYLKRRYDYFSGDRDKGMLIVPVELINRNGDELKRIIFKLANDWNLSADFKNWLEEANTFLNTLVDRIVPGYPEDEAKEIEQELGYRDRNMTAGEAFHLWIIEGDEKHKKKLPFHKAGLNVKWVDNMDPYRTRKVRILNGAHTSTVPVAYLSGIDLVREAVNDEVVAKFIEKSIFEEIIPTLDFDNEELESFANKILERFENPFIDHEWLDISLNSTSKFKTRVLPSLLKYQDKFNELPTNLVFSLSALIKFYKGKRIEKGKLIATRKGEEYAIKDENKSLEFFLSIWSRFKEGKISRYELVQETLSNKDFWEQDLTAIPGLVELTESYLNKIEENGMKTTLKSILQG; encoded by the coding sequence TTGTTCCGACTTAATAGACAGAATTTAGAGGAAAAATTGCTGGGAAAAAGCGAATTAGCAGATTTCCCCGCAGAAATCCTCGATTATCCCGAAAGAGTACTGCAAATTGGTGAAGGTAATTTCTTGAGAGCTTTCTTCAATTGGATGCTTCATGAGATGAATAAAAAAGGTATTTTTAAAGGACGGGCAGCGGTAATACAGCCTATACCTCCTGGAAAAGTTTCTGATTTAAATGAGCAGGATGATCTTTATACTTTGCTGTTAAGAGGTATTCAAGAGGGGGAAGAAATTGATAGACGAGAAATTATTACCTCAATCAGCAGAGGTTTGGAATCACATCAGGAATGGGATGAGGTTTTATCTCTGGCAGAAAATCCTGATATTGATATTGTCGTTTCCAATACCACCGAAGCGGGGATAGCCTACAATCCTGAGGATGATTTAAATGACAACCCTCCTGATTCTTATCCGGGAAAATTGACCGCTTATCTAAAGCGACGTTATGATTATTTTTCCGGAGATAGAGATAAAGGAATGTTAATCGTTCCTGTAGAGCTTATTAACAGGAATGGGGATGAATTAAAAAGAATTATCTTTAAGCTGGCCAATGATTGGAATTTATCAGCTGATTTCAAAAACTGGCTGGAAGAAGCAAATACATTTTTAAACACTCTTGTGGATAGAATTGTTCCCGGATATCCTGAAGATGAGGCTAAAGAAATAGAACAGGAACTTGGTTACAGGGATAGAAATATGACTGCTGGAGAAGCTTTTCATCTGTGGATTATAGAAGGAGATGAAAAGCATAAAAAGAAACTCCCCTTTCATAAAGCCGGGCTTAATGTAAAATGGGTGGATAATATGGATCCATATAGAACAAGAAAGGTGAGAATTCTAAACGGTGCTCACACTTCTACAGTTCCTGTTGCTTATCTATCCGGCATAGACCTGGTAAGAGAAGCGGTTAATGATGAAGTTGTGGCGAAATTTATAGAAAAAAGCATCTTTGAAGAGATTATCCCCACTTTAGATTTTGATAATGAAGAACTTGAAAGCTTTGCAAATAAGATTTTGGAGAGATTTGAAAATCCTTTCATTGATCATGAGTGGCTCGATATTTCACTTAATTCTACTTCAAAGTTTAAAACAAGAGTGCTGCCTTCACTTTTAAAATATCAGGATAAATTTAATGAATTACCGACAAATCTGGTCTTTTCGCTGTCAGCTTTGATTAAATTTTATAAAGGGAAAAGAATTGAAAAGGGAAAGTTAATCGCTACAAGAAAAGGAGAGGAATATGCAATTAAGGACGAAAATAAATCTTTAGAATTTTTTCTTTCAATCTGGTCCCGATTTAAAGAAGGCAAAATATCAAGATATGAATTAGTTCAGGAAACCTTAAGCAATAAAGATTTTTGGGAACAGGATCTTACTGCTATACCCGGTTTGGTAGAACTTACCGAATCATATTTAAATAAAATTGAAGAAAATGGTATGAAGACCACTCTCAAATCAATTTTGCAGGGTTGA
- the uxuA gene encoding mannonate dehydratase: protein MKLSFRWFGEDDKISLEEIRQIPGMKGIVTSLYNIPSGKTWPSRKISNLVNEIEKNGLKLTAIESVPVHEDIKMGKSTRDKYIENYKKTIRNLGREGIEVVTYNFMPVFDWTRSKLDHKLQDSSEALIFESSKVEKMDPVEGDLDLPGWDITHRKEEIEKLMSEYKVMNEEKLWDNLEYFLKNIVPVAEEEDVYLAIHPDDPPWPIFGLPRIITDGDSLERLIKLVDSPHNGLAICSGSLGADPDNDLPEIIREFGGKGRIHFAHMRNIEITGEKCFEERAHLSSEGSLDMVEILKAYHDVGFNGPMRPDHGRMIWGETGKPGYGLYDRALGATYLNGIWEALEKAK from the coding sequence ATGAAACTTAGTTTTAGATGGTTTGGAGAAGATGATAAAATTTCCCTTGAAGAAATAAGACAGATACCGGGTATGAAAGGAATTGTGACCTCTTTATATAATATTCCCTCCGGTAAGACTTGGCCCAGCAGGAAAATATCCAATTTGGTAAATGAAATTGAAAAAAATGGCCTAAAGCTCACGGCTATTGAAAGTGTCCCAGTCCATGAAGATATAAAAATGGGCAAATCAACCAGAGACAAATATATCGAAAATTATAAAAAAACCATCAGAAATCTGGGAAGAGAAGGGATTGAAGTAGTTACATACAATTTTATGCCAGTTTTTGATTGGACCAGATCTAAGTTAGATCACAAATTACAGGATAGTTCAGAAGCTCTTATATTTGAAAGCAGTAAGGTTGAAAAGATGGATCCTGTGGAGGGTGATCTGGATTTACCTGGTTGGGATATTACTCATAGAAAAGAAGAGATAGAAAAATTAATGTCCGAGTATAAAGTTATGAATGAAGAAAAACTTTGGGATAATCTGGAATATTTTCTAAAAAATATAGTACCAGTTGCTGAAGAAGAAGATGTGTATCTGGCTATTCACCCTGATGATCCCCCGTGGCCTATTTTTGGCCTGCCTCGTATTATCACTGACGGAGATAGTTTGGAGAGGTTAATCAAACTGGTAGATAGCCCACATAACGGCCTGGCAATATGTTCAGGGTCTTTGGGAGCGGATCCCGATAATGATCTTCCCGAAATCATTAGAGAATTTGGAGGAAAGGGTAGGATACATTTTGCTCATATGAGAAACATTGAGATTACAGGCGAAAAATGTTTTGAAGAAAGAGCTCATTTAAGCAGTGAAGGAAGTCTGGATATGGTGGAAATTTTAAAGGCTTATCATGATGTTGGTTTTAACGGTCCGATGAGGCCAGATCATGGTAGAATGATATGGGGAGAAACAGGCAAACCAGGATATGGGTTATATGATAGAGCTCTGGGAGCTACTTATCTTAATGGCATATGGGAAGCTCTCGAGAAAGCTAAATAA